The following coding sequences lie in one Thermoanaerobaculia bacterium genomic window:
- a CDS encoding protein kinase has product MSTPIPNPQETRRFEPPSAPITNRMAPTPRERSERPRFSLTVKIFLAVAFLVFIALAAAVEISSYRVRSIAEQTSRKALARAKDAYDNFQEDRYEKLHRALRPVVDNSGFKALVDEGDPATIFNSLKEDQASATGADFLIVTDPRGVSIVRSDKREWRHDLSDSGLVQKALDGAETQGIWYSEGKLYHAVAAPVAVGEGTGARTLGVLIAAFAIDDRVAENFHDVASTDAVFFSNLNKPADPPRPQVVASTLGSATRTFARAIESRGDVTSAVFQKGMIVGPMSIDTGEDSYLSLSWPLRLSSGLVVGSVVTLRSLKTELAAFREIEKTLLVVGIAALLLAFVISYLLARRMTGPIGRMVAATEAVRDGQYDVPLPVEQKDEIGILARSFRMMIEELKEKAELEKQIAQLTMGGNIPVSPPQKTLAIGGATSPASGSGPAPRVGTRFAGRYDIESELGVGGMGIVYKAYDRTLDDAVAIKVLRGEALAQDATLVDRFKQEIRLARKITHKNVLRTHDFGEADGMRYLSMEYVRGITLKHLLSQNRLLPTAAGLRIARQICSGLAAAHAAGVIHRDIKPQNILIEPNGGVKIMDFGIARLSEDKGFTATGMVVGTPDYISPEQARGGPLDLRTDVYSAGVVFYEIFSGALPFEGDSALGVVLKHINEEPPPIESKNPDVDPKIARIVMKSIEKDPDKRYQSMAELSRDLSEVVA; this is encoded by the coding sequence GTGAGCACGCCGATTCCGAATCCGCAGGAGACCCGCCGGTTCGAGCCGCCGTCCGCGCCGATCACGAATCGGATGGCGCCGACGCCGCGCGAGCGCTCCGAGCGCCCGCGCTTCTCCCTCACGGTCAAGATCTTCCTCGCGGTCGCATTCCTGGTCTTCATCGCTCTGGCGGCGGCCGTCGAGATCTCGAGCTACCGCGTCCGCTCGATCGCGGAGCAGACGAGCCGGAAGGCGCTCGCGCGCGCCAAGGACGCCTACGACAACTTCCAGGAAGACCGGTACGAGAAGCTCCACCGGGCCCTGCGGCCGGTCGTCGACAACTCCGGTTTCAAGGCGCTCGTCGACGAAGGAGATCCCGCCACGATCTTCAACAGTCTCAAGGAGGATCAGGCTTCCGCCACGGGCGCCGACTTCCTGATCGTCACCGATCCCCGGGGCGTCTCGATCGTCCGCAGCGACAAGCGGGAATGGCGCCACGATCTCTCCGATTCGGGTCTCGTCCAGAAGGCGCTCGACGGGGCGGAAACGCAGGGGATCTGGTATTCGGAAGGAAAGCTGTACCACGCCGTCGCGGCGCCGGTCGCCGTCGGGGAAGGGACCGGGGCGCGCACGCTCGGCGTCCTGATCGCGGCGTTCGCGATCGACGACCGCGTCGCGGAGAATTTCCACGACGTCGCATCGACCGACGCCGTGTTCTTCTCCAACCTGAACAAACCGGCCGATCCGCCGCGCCCGCAGGTCGTCGCCTCGACGCTCGGCAGCGCCACCCGGACGTTCGCGCGGGCGATCGAGAGCCGGGGGGACGTCACCTCGGCGGTCTTCCAGAAGGGCATGATCGTCGGCCCGATGTCGATCGACACCGGGGAAGATTCGTACCTGTCGCTCTCCTGGCCGCTCCGCCTGTCCTCCGGCCTGGTCGTGGGATCGGTCGTGACGCTGCGGTCCCTCAAGACCGAGCTCGCGGCGTTCCGCGAGATCGAGAAAACGCTCCTCGTCGTCGGGATCGCCGCCCTTCTCCTCGCGTTCGTGATCTCCTACCTCCTGGCCCGGCGGATGACCGGGCCGATCGGCCGGATGGTCGCGGCGACCGAAGCGGTCCGCGACGGCCAGTACGACGTGCCGCTCCCGGTCGAGCAGAAGGACGAGATCGGCATCCTCGCGCGCTCCTTCCGGATGATGATCGAGGAGCTCAAGGAGAAGGCGGAGCTCGAGAAACAGATCGCGCAGCTGACGATGGGGGGGAACATCCCCGTCTCGCCGCCGCAGAAGACGCTCGCGATCGGAGGCGCGACGTCCCCGGCGTCCGGCTCCGGGCCCGCGCCGCGCGTCGGCACCCGCTTCGCGGGGAGATACGACATCGAATCGGAGCTCGGCGTCGGCGGCATGGGGATCGTGTACAAGGCCTACGACCGGACGCTCGACGACGCCGTGGCGATCAAGGTCCTCCGCGGCGAAGCGCTCGCGCAGGATGCGACCCTCGTCGACCGGTTCAAGCAGGAGATTCGTCTCGCGCGCAAGATCACGCACAAGAACGTCCTCCGCACCCACGATTTCGGCGAGGCCGACGGAATGCGCTATCTCTCGATGGAGTACGTCCGGGGCATCACCCTCAAGCACCTGCTCTCGCAGAACCGGCTGCTCCCGACCGCCGCGGGTCTCCGCATCGCGCGCCAGATCTGCAGCGGTCTCGCCGCCGCCCACGCGGCGGGCGTGATCCACCGGGACATCAAGCCGCAGAACATCCTGATCGAACCCAACGGCGGCGTGAAGATCATGGACTTCGGCATCGCGCGTCTTTCCGAGGACAAGGGGTTCACCGCGACGGGAATGGTGGTCGGGACTCCCGATTACATCTCCCCCGAACAGGCCAGGGGCGGTCCGCTCGACCTCCGCACGGACGTCTATTCCGCGGGCGTCGTGTTCTACGAGATCTTCTCGGGCGCGCTTCCGTTCGAGGGAGACTCGGCGCTCGGCGTGGTGCTCAAGCACATCAACGAGGAACCCCCTCCGATCGAATCGAAGAACCCGGACGTGGATCCGAAGATCGCGCGCATCGTCATGAAATCGATCGAGAAGGATCCCGACAAGCGCTACCAGTCGATGGCGGAGCTCTCCCGCGACCTTTCGGAGGTCGTGGCGTAA